The following coding sequences are from one Xiphias gladius isolate SHS-SW01 ecotype Sanya breed wild chromosome 14, ASM1685928v1, whole genome shotgun sequence window:
- the fcer1gl gene encoding Fc receptor, IgE, high affinity I, gamma polypeptide like, with product MMMMCFSVCRGPPGDMSICYILDGILIIYGIILTILYCRLRMCPANKTPAGQHEKQPTDGGIYAGLYSPSNDTYETIRRDKKSVV from the exons atgatgatgatgtgtttttctgtgtgcagaGGCCCCCCTGGAGACATGAGCATTTGTTACATCCTGGATGGGATTCTCATCATCTACGGCATCATTCTCACCATCCTGTACTGCCGACTGAGG ATGTGTCCAGCCAACAAAACGCCTGCCGGTCAACATGAG AAGCAGCCCACTGATGGAGGCATCTACGCG GGTCTGTACTCTCCCAGCAACGATACCTACGAGACCATCCGAAGGGACAAAAAGTCTGTCGTGTGA
- the nectin4b gene encoding nectin-4 has translation MELALLFLAAVCVQSDFVEPPQPDTSLRFLAESETRLPCRYQAEEGEKVVQVTWHKELADGSKDQIITAHFRDGHTEFGRYSGRVRFESSSPTENSALLIPSTEESDEGSYTCHISTFPNGNFERHIKLTVWILPISSLEPVTLVEGQSFRVAAACRAVGRPLPRLSWDTDLPGQSQNRTSEGGSVSSHYSLHPLRSMNGKKLDCLVWHPGLEGPRRISNRLVVHYPPDATISTASGDPYVGLEKAELVCESGGYPKPQNITWTWRGGALPDGVSVVGGRLAFGRALRMNDSGVYECVVRNNVGVGKTEYTLTLRERSQRKGDSSEDNLLLIIIGVSAGALVMVLVIVVLLVNRYHRHRNKKLEMELSEKTEEINSFSRQASFRRLNSVSTDPRVQAEDYALLRVDSRMKNSQMSLEGPVYKDSQSSLGGKWGPPGGVELDELGRPVVWDDGRESLRGAEMDGEKEERRRRVESYLKSSNMSLDSGLPSSLVPLKAQQDDGVAPREPDLGHLREGVSPNKGDWAPTRSVEEGHEDEDGSSSYQISEALTNHFYYSNGVLRPRPHSNAILLHPRTQII, from the exons ATGGAGTTGGCGCTGCTTTTTCTAGCTG CGGTGTGCGTGCAGAGCGACTTTGTGGAGCCTCCTCAACCCGACACCTCCCTGCGCTTCCTGGCCGAGAGCGAGACCAGGCTTCCCTGTCGCTACCAggcggaggagggggagaaggtGGTGCAGGTCACCTGGCACAAGGAGCTCGCGGACGGCAGCAAGGACCAGATCATCACGGCCCACTTCAGGGACGGCCACACGG AGTTTGGGCGCTACTCTGGTCGGGTGAGGTTCGAGAGCAGCAGCCCCACGGAGAACTCAGCTCTGCTCATCCCCAGCACAGAGGAGTCGGACGAGGGCAGCTACACCTGCCACATCTCCACCTTCCCGAATGGAAACTTTGAGAGGCACATCAAACTCACCGTCTGGA TTTTGCCCATCTCCTCCCTGGAGCCTGTGACCCTGGTGGAGGGCCAGTCGTTCCGTGTGGCCGCCGCCTGCCGAGCTGTGGGTCGCCCGCTTCCCCGTCTCTCCTGGGACACCGACCTGCCAGGCCAGTCCCAGAACCGCACCAGCGAGGGTGGGTCCGTGTCCAGCCACTACTCCCTTCACCCCTTGCGTAGCATGAACGGGAAAAAGCTGGACTGTCTGGTGTGGCATCCTGGCCTGGAGGGGCCGCGCAGGATCTCAAACCGCCTGGTGGTTCACT ACCCCCCAGACGCCACCATCTCCACTGCTTCAGGAGACCCGTACGTGGGTTTGGAGAAAGCTGAGCTGGTGTGCGAGAGCGGAGGATACCCCAAACCTCAGAACATCACCTGGACATG gagaggaggagctcTGCCAGACGGGGTGTCTGTGGTTGGAGGAAGACTTGCTTTCGGGCGGGCACTCCGCATGAATGACAGTGGGGTCTATGAGTGTGTGGTCAGGAACAATGTGGGAGTAGGAAAAACAGAGTACACACTGACATTAAGAG AGCGATCCCAACGCAAGGGCGACTCTTCCGAAGATAACCTGCTGCTGATCATCATCGGCGTGTCGGCCGGAGCTTTGGTCATGGTCCTGGTCATCGTCGTCCTGCTAGTCAACCGCTACCATcggcacagaaacaaaaagcttGAGATGGAGCTCAGCGAAAAAAC ggagGAAATTAACAGCTTCTCCAGACAAGCCTCCTTCAGGAGACTGAACTCTGTTAGCACAGACCCCAGAgtgcag GCTGAAGATTACGCCCTGCTCAGAGTAGACAGCAGAATGAAAAACAGCCAAATGTCTCTG GAGGGACCCGTTTACAAAGACAGCCAGTCCAGTCTGGGCGGGAAGTGGGGTCCTCCGGGAGGGGTGGAGTTGGACGAACTGGGACGTCCGGTCGTCTGGGATGATGGCAGGGAGAGCCTGAGAGGAGCAGAGATGGACGGAGAGAAGGAGGAGCGCAGGAGGAGGGTGGAGTCGTACCTGAAGAGCAGCAACATGTCGCTG GACTCAGGTCTTCCTTCGTCCCTGGTTCCCCTGAAGGCCCAGCAGGACGACGGCGTCGCGCCCAGAGAGCCAGACCTCGGCCACCTCAGGGAGGGAGTCTCTCCAAATAAAGGGGACTGGGCTCCCACCCGGTCGGTAGAGGAGGGACACGAGGATGAGGACGGAAGCAGTTCCTACCAGATCTCAGAGGCGCTCACCAATCACTTCTACTACAGTAATGGGGTCCTCAGACCCAGGCCGCACTCCAACGCCATTCTGCTGCACCCCAGAACACAGATAATCTAG
- the LOC120798652 gene encoding vang-like protein 2 gives MDNESQYSGYSYKSSHSRSSRKHRDRRDRHRSKSRDSSSRGDKSVTIQTPGEPLLDAESTRGDDRDDNWGETTTVVTGTSEHSISNEDLTRVSKDLEESTPLECKRFVGPALGGCLSFFALVTPLAFLILPQVLWRDALEPCGTPCEGLYVSLAFKLLVLLISSWALFLRPPRATLPRFFVFRCLLMVLVFLFVASYWLFYGVRVLEPRERDYRGIVEYAASLVDALLFIQYLALVLLEVRHLQPAFCLKVVRSTDGASRLYNVGHLSIQRAAVWVLDRYYSDFPVYNPALLNLPKSILSKKMTGFKVYSLDENTTNNSTGQSRAMIAAAARRRDNSHNEYYYEEAEMDRRIRKRKARLVVAVEEAFTHIKRLHEDEAASSPKHPREVMDPREAAQAIFAPMARAMQKYLRTTRQQAFHSMESILTHLQFCITHNMTPKAFLERYLTPGPTMQYQQQSGRGRQWTLVSEEPVTSALRQGLVFSLRRLDFSLVATVTPLPFLRLGEEFIDPKSHKFVMRLQSETSV, from the exons ATGGACAACGAGTCGCAGTACTCGGGCTACTCATACAAGTCCTCCCACTCCCGAAGCTCCCGCAAGCACAG GGATCGGCGGGATCGTCATCGCTCCAAGAGCCGAGACAGCAGCAGCCGTGGAGACAAATCGGTCACCATCCAGACTCCCGGAGAGCCGCTGCTCGATGCAGAGTCGACCCGCGGAGATGACAGG GATGATAACTGGGGAGAGACCACCACCGTCGTCACTGGCACCTCAGAGCACAGCATCTCGAACGAGGACCTGACCCGCGTCTCCAAAGATTTGGAGGAGTCGACGCCGCTGGAGTGCAAGCGCTTTGTTGGCCCAGCTCTGGGAGGCTGCCTGAGCTTCTTCGCCCTCGTCACGCCTTTAGCCTTCCTCATCCTCCCGCAGGTCCTGTGGCGCGATGCCCTGGAGCCCTGCGGCACGCCCTGCGAGGGCCTCTACGTCTCCCTGGCCTTCAAGCTCCTGGTTCTGCTCATCTCCTCCTGGGCGCTGTTCCTCCGCCCTCCTCGCGCCACCCTGCCGCGCTTCTTCGTCTTCCGCTGCCTGCTGATGGTGCTGGTGTTCCTGTTCGTGGCCTCGTACTGGTTGTTCTATGGCGTGCGGGTGCTGGAGCCCAGGGAGCGGGACTACAGGGGGATTGTGGAGTACGCTGCCTCGCTGGTGGACGCCCTGCTCTTCATCCAGTACCTGGCTCTGGTGCTGCTGGAGGTCCGACACCTGCAGCCGGCCTTCTGCCTTAAGGTGGTCCGGAGCACGGACGGAGCCAGCAGGTTGTACAACGTGGGCCACCTCAG CATCCAGCGGGCAGCTGTCTGGGTCCTGGACCGTTATTACAGCGACTTCCCCGTCTACAACCCTGCCCTGCTCAACCTGCCCAAATCCATCCTGTCGAAGAAGATGACCGGCTTCAAGGTTTACTCCCTGGATG AAAACACCACCAATAACTCCACGGGGCAGTCCCGGGCCATGATAGCCGCCGCTGCCAGGAGGAGAGACAACTCCCACAACGAGTATTACTACGAGGAGGCCGAGATGGACCGCCGGATCCGCAAACGCAAGGCCAG GTTGGTCGTGGCGGTGGAAGAGGCCTTCACACACATCAAGCGTCTCCACGAGGACGAGGCCGCCTCGTCCCCCAAACACCCGAGAGAGGTGATGGATCCCCGGGAGGCGGCTCAGGCCATCTTCGCTCCGATGGCGCGAGCCATGCAGAAGTACCTGAGGACCACCCGTCAGCAGGCCTTCCACAGCATGGAGAGCATCCTCACACACCTGCAGTTCTGCATCACACATAACATGACACCCAAG GCCTTCCTGGAGCGTTACCTCACCCCGGGCCCCACCATGCAGTACCAGCAGCAGAGCGGCAGGGGGCGCCAGTGGACTCTGGTGAGCGAGGAGCCGGTGACTTCAGCGCTGCGTCAGGGTCTGGTCTTCTCCCTGCGGCGTCTGGACTTCTCCTTGGTGGCCACTGTCACGCCGCTGCCCTTCCTGCGGCTCGGGGAGGAGTTCATCGACCCAAAGAGCCACAAGTTTGTCATGAGGCTGCAGTCAGAAACCTCGGTGTGA
- the LOC120798653 gene encoding zinc finger and SCAN domain-containing protein 5A, whose product MANCVAFQSKLTSIMEMLAKTAVVEISRLWEDGFALVQVELRRRESEIEALNTKLMLMENERLSALSHAQTTNLSSSSSSKREHQNKLLPPTGDGPIIDSVQTLCSDLSVREKADNSATHTPPPTAQTEEKQCEQLKSDNCEREDIDDEDLIVKLEDEDDVQIVEQIVDSDHSVNDGAGPHEMDLNQQPADVLEEQESQQWTSVSVGDSDTADDSDCFFEPKQLSQNLDSEILLIQNALDIFDNSAETAYSDRFMRDNGQGASSKSRASLTFSQAQPSQPIEAINHPERGVSIRFLSEKQPQTKNTSAFNPDSRFFLLNDPELHKTIASRRIKEKWFICPFCGKSFDRVSHLEIHQRIHTGEKPYTCDTCGKCFSQRSNLRTHQRTHKEALSQNAV is encoded by the exons ATGGCCAACTGCGTGGCTTTCCAGAGCAAGTTAACCTCGATCATGGAGATGCTAGCGAAAACAGCCGTGGTGGAGATCAGCAGACTGTGGGAGGACGGCTTTGCTCTCGTCCAGGTCGAGCTTCGCCGGAGGGAGAGCGAAATCGAAGCCCTGAACACAAAGCTGATGCTGATGGAAAACGAGAGGCTGTCAGCCCTGTCTCACGCCCAGACTACGAAtctttcctcctcatcttcttccaAGAGAGAGCACCAGAACAAGCTGCTGCCGCCCACCGGTGATG GGCCTATTATAGATTCAGTCCAGACATTATGTTCGGATCTGAGCGTCAGAGAGAAGGCGGACAACTCAGCAACtcacacaccaccaccaactgCTCAGACAGAGGAGAAGCAGTGTGAGCAGCTCAAGTCAGACAATTGTGAAAGGGAGGACATAGATGATGAAGACTTGATAGTCAAGCTGGAGGACGAGGACGACGTTCAGATTGTGGAGCAGATCGTGGACTCTGATCACAGTGTTAACGACGGAGCGGGTCCCCACGAGATGGATCTTAACCAGCAACCTGCTGATGTCCTGGAAGAACAGGAGAGCCAGCAGTGGACGTCTGTTTCAGTGGGAGACAGCGACACTGCCGACGACTCGGACTGCTTTTTCGAACCGAAGCAGCTGTCACAAAATCTGGACTCAGAAATCCTGCTCATTCAGAATGCCTTGGACATTTTTGATAATTCAGCAGAGACAGCATATTCTGACAGGTTTATGAGGGATAACGGACAAGGTGCATCGAGTAAATCAAGGGCTTCTTTGACGTTTAGCCAAGCTCAGCCCAGTCAACCCATAGAAGCAATAAACCACCCAGAGAGGGGAGTGTCCATCAGATTCCTCTCGGAGAAACAACCACAAACTAAAAACACGTCAGCTTTTAACCCAGACAGCAGGTTCTTTCTCTTAAACGACCCCGAGCTTCATAAAACTATAGCAAGTCGCCGCATAAAGGAGAAATGGTTCATCTGCCCGTTCTGCGGAAAAAGCTTTGATCGCGTCAGCCATCTGGAGATTCACCAGCGAAttcacacaggagagaaaccgTACACATGCGATACATGTGGCAAGTGTTTTTCTCAGAGGAGTAACCTTCGCACTCACCAGCGGACTCACAAAGAGGCTCTATCCCAAAATGCGGTTTGA